One Halobacteriovorax sp. GB3 genomic window carries:
- the rpe gene encoding ribulose-phosphate 3-epimerase, with amino-acid sequence MTIIAPSILACDFTNIQSEISVIESSPKTWLHLDIMDGHFVPNLTFGGPVIKRISQITKLPLDAHLMVTNPKFHVDMMKDYGIHNITFHYEAIDDCLELIKYAKQFYPSVGISIKPKTSVSEISKDILEEIDLLLVMSVEPGFGGQGFIEETYEKLDAIKPLKEKYKFQVQVDGGVKNNNSQKLVTHGADNLVAGSYVFNGNQNDYLSNIESLRE; translated from the coding sequence ATGACTATCATTGCTCCAAGTATCCTTGCTTGTGATTTTACCAATATCCAAAGTGAAATTTCAGTAATTGAATCTTCTCCTAAAACTTGGTTGCACTTAGATATAATGGATGGTCACTTCGTTCCAAATCTCACTTTTGGTGGTCCAGTAATAAAGAGAATATCTCAAATTACAAAACTTCCCTTAGATGCCCATTTAATGGTAACCAATCCTAAGTTTCATGTTGATATGATGAAAGACTATGGAATTCACAATATAACATTCCATTACGAGGCTATAGATGACTGCCTTGAACTTATAAAATACGCCAAACAATTTTACCCAAGTGTTGGTATCTCGATAAAACCTAAAACTTCAGTGTCTGAAATTTCAAAAGATATTTTAGAAGAGATTGATTTGCTGTTGGTTATGTCTGTTGAACCCGGCTTTGGAGGCCAAGGGTTTATTGAGGAAACATACGAAAAACTAGATGCTATCAAACCATTAAAAGAGAAATATAAATTTCAAGTACAAGTTGATGGTGGAGTTAAAAACAACAACTCTCAAAAACTTGTCACACATGGAGCGGACAATCTTGTTGCAGGCTCTTATGTATTTAACGGAAACCAAAACGACTATCTTTCAAATATAGAATCATTAAGGGAATAA
- the hutH gene encoding histidine ammonia-lyase: MNVDLSDAKVIELDGHSLSISKVYEIANAKVGEIKVVIPESSLKRMQSSRDFVFDIVNEGKPVYGINTGFGALSSKHIDQKDLAQLQVNLIRSHCTGVGNAFNTVITRAIMVLRANCLASGFSGVNPEIVQLICDFINHGINPVVPEKGSVGASGDLAPLSHIALALIGEGEVEYEGKIINSSFAINEIGKKPAVLGPKDGLALINGTAVMAALGALAVYESERIMKLADITATMTMDGVQGTDQAYDPLITSLKPHPGQLDAVANLNLILDGSKIKDSHRECNKVQDPYSLRCVPQVHGACRQTLAHAKEVISTELNAVTDNPLIFVNEKKVVSGGNFHGEALAFAMDYLAMGLAELCNISERRIEKMMNPTFSELPAFLVKESGLNSGLMIAHVTAAALTSENKYLCHPASVDSVPTSTDKEDHVSMGVTSGRKLHEVLFNVKQVLGIELLCNTQALDFQEAESSPAIEAARKLIRKHVAPIVEDRIFYKDMENIVRLIESFELLSVVENETGELN, from the coding sequence ATGAACGTTGATTTATCTGATGCTAAAGTGATCGAACTTGATGGACACTCACTTTCCATTTCTAAAGTTTATGAAATTGCTAACGCTAAAGTTGGTGAAATTAAAGTAGTAATCCCAGAGTCTTCACTCAAAAGAATGCAAAGTTCTAGAGACTTTGTTTTTGATATTGTTAATGAAGGCAAACCTGTTTACGGAATCAATACTGGTTTCGGGGCCCTTTCAAGTAAGCATATTGATCAAAAAGATTTAGCACAATTACAAGTTAACCTTATTCGTTCACACTGTACTGGTGTAGGAAATGCTTTTAATACAGTAATCACTAGAGCAATTATGGTTCTTAGGGCAAATTGTCTTGCTTCAGGTTTCTCTGGAGTAAACCCAGAAATCGTCCAGCTAATCTGTGATTTTATCAACCATGGTATTAATCCAGTTGTTCCTGAAAAAGGATCTGTTGGAGCTTCTGGTGACTTAGCCCCTCTATCTCATATTGCTCTAGCTCTAATTGGAGAAGGTGAAGTTGAGTATGAAGGTAAAATCATCAATTCATCATTTGCAATCAATGAAATTGGAAAGAAGCCAGCAGTACTCGGTCCAAAAGATGGACTCGCTTTGATCAACGGAACAGCAGTTATGGCTGCTCTGGGCGCGCTAGCCGTTTATGAATCAGAGAGAATTATGAAGCTTGCTGATATTACAGCAACAATGACTATGGATGGTGTTCAAGGAACTGATCAAGCTTACGATCCTCTAATTACGAGTTTAAAGCCTCACCCAGGACAACTAGATGCTGTTGCTAATTTAAATCTAATTCTTGATGGTTCCAAAATTAAAGACAGTCATAGAGAATGTAATAAGGTCCAAGACCCGTATTCATTAAGATGTGTTCCACAAGTGCACGGAGCTTGTCGCCAAACACTTGCTCACGCAAAAGAAGTTATTTCAACTGAGCTCAATGCTGTTACAGACAATCCTCTAATTTTCGTCAACGAGAAAAAAGTTGTTTCAGGTGGTAACTTTCATGGAGAAGCTCTCGCTTTTGCTATGGACTATCTAGCAATGGGCCTTGCTGAGCTTTGTAATATATCAGAAAGACGTATTGAAAAAATGATGAACCCTACTTTCTCAGAACTTCCTGCTTTCCTCGTTAAAGAGTCTGGACTCAATAGTGGTTTAATGATCGCTCACGTTACTGCAGCGGCCTTAACTTCTGAAAATAAATATCTATGTCATCCAGCTTCTGTTGACTCTGTTCCAACATCGACAGATAAAGAAGACCACGTTTCAATGGGTGTTACATCTGGTCGCAAACTTCATGAAGTTCTTTTCAATGTTAAGCAAGTTCTTGGTATTGAGTTACTTTGTAATACTCAAGCACTAGACTTCCAAGAAGCTGAATCATCTCCTGCTATTGAAGCTGCTAGAAAGCTTATTAGAAAACACGTAGCTCCAATCGTCGAAGATAGAATTTTCTACAAGGACATGGAAAATATTGTTCGTCTTATTGAATCATTTGAACTTCTTAGCGTCGTAGAAAATGAAACAGGTGAATTAAACTAA
- the galU gene encoding UTP--glucose-1-phosphate uridylyltransferase GalU, with product MKIRKAVIPVAGKGTRFLPATKQVPKEMLPIVNKPMIHYAVEEAVNSGIEELIFVTSSGKEAIENYFDRNQELEAFLKKNNKIEMMEDIQRIGKMVEVVSVRQKEQLGLGHAINCARGLVGNETFAVILGDDLVLSDTPVTRQLIDVSERNEAKSVIGVMEVPRETTNKYGIVDGDFLKEDAKTLLMKQMVEKPSPEDAPTNLATPGRYILNKEIFDCLDEIPKGVGGEYQLTDAINLLCSKDKVFAHIFTGDRFDTGSIAGYLNATVEFALRDKKTRKIMEEIIKEKMKSYNLG from the coding sequence ATGAAGATTAGAAAAGCTGTCATCCCTGTTGCAGGAAAAGGAACGCGCTTCTTACCGGCAACTAAACAAGTTCCAAAAGAAATGCTTCCAATTGTGAATAAGCCAATGATTCATTATGCAGTAGAAGAAGCTGTTAATTCAGGAATAGAAGAGCTAATTTTCGTAACTTCGTCTGGAAAAGAGGCCATTGAAAACTATTTTGATAGAAATCAAGAGCTAGAGGCTTTCCTTAAAAAGAATAATAAAATTGAGATGATGGAAGATATTCAACGCATTGGTAAAATGGTTGAAGTCGTATCAGTTCGTCAAAAAGAACAATTGGGCCTTGGACACGCAATTAATTGTGCAAGGGGTCTAGTTGGCAATGAGACTTTTGCCGTCATTCTTGGGGATGATCTCGTTTTAAGCGATACGCCTGTAACACGACAATTAATTGATGTTAGTGAAAGAAATGAAGCGAAGTCAGTGATTGGCGTAATGGAAGTCCCAAGAGAGACAACGAATAAATATGGTATTGTTGATGGTGACTTTTTAAAAGAAGATGCAAAAACTCTTCTTATGAAGCAAATGGTAGAAAAGCCATCTCCAGAAGATGCTCCTACAAATCTCGCAACACCTGGCCGCTATATTCTTAATAAGGAAATCTTTGATTGTTTAGATGAGATTCCTAAAGGAGTTGGTGGTGAATATCAATTAACTGATGCAATTAATCTACTTTGCTCGAAAGATAAAGTTTTCGCCCATATTTTTACAGGGGATCGATTTGATACAGGAAGTATTGCTGGATATTTAAATGCAACTGTTGAATTTGCCTTGAGAGATAAGAAAACTAGGAAGATAATGGAAGAGATCATCAAGGAAAAGATGAAATCTTATAATCTAGGATAA
- a CDS encoding LptF/LptG family permease: MHSIKKLIITEWIRFFIASFIAFLLLVSVGSLISGFLRSNITAAEVLLNYFVELPITLNRIIPISCLIASLFSINKLKNRNELTAIFASGYSRKKYVVDVFQVALVVSLLQFFVGAYMQPYFKKQRHNLIEDADDKFRNLQSKGLKASTIGSGLIWYKSKEYYFSFLSFDSKKNKILSPNIFYYNSDYHLSKKLIAKEIQYNDGNWVAKDIIKITKLNETTFPITQHIDSEVIKLEETLADFKQIEADITTLSYNELLSYINNLTSSGLNVDEYTVLFLEKISNSVICIIFALIACVPIFNPNRRNSSFGKSILFVFVFTIVYWLVNSYAIELGINSKINPYTATFSVPVLFLFILSFFFLKNRKLN; encoded by the coding sequence ATGCATTCAATTAAAAAGCTTATTATTACTGAGTGGATTCGTTTTTTTATAGCATCATTTATTGCTTTTCTTTTACTCGTTTCCGTTGGTTCATTAATTTCAGGTTTTCTAAGATCTAATATTACTGCAGCGGAAGTTCTTCTTAATTACTTCGTTGAACTTCCTATCACATTGAATAGGATTATCCCTATTTCCTGTTTAATTGCATCTCTTTTCAGTATCAATAAACTTAAAAATCGAAATGAGTTAACTGCGATATTTGCTTCTGGTTACTCAAGAAAAAAGTATGTTGTCGATGTCTTTCAAGTAGCTCTTGTTGTTTCCCTCTTACAATTTTTTGTTGGCGCCTATATGCAGCCATATTTTAAGAAGCAGCGACATAATCTCATTGAAGATGCTGATGACAAATTTAGAAACCTCCAATCGAAAGGACTTAAGGCCAGTACAATTGGCAGTGGTCTCATTTGGTATAAGAGTAAAGAGTATTACTTCTCTTTTCTTAGTTTCGACTCAAAAAAGAATAAGATTCTTTCGCCAAATATTTTCTATTATAATAGTGACTATCATCTCTCGAAAAAGCTCATTGCTAAAGAAATTCAGTATAATGATGGGAACTGGGTTGCTAAAGACATAATTAAAATTACAAAGCTCAATGAGACAACTTTTCCAATCACTCAGCATATCGACTCAGAAGTTATCAAACTCGAAGAAACCCTTGCTGACTTTAAGCAAATAGAGGCCGATATTACAACTCTTTCATATAATGAGCTATTGAGTTACATCAACAACCTTACTTCCTCTGGCTTAAATGTTGATGAGTACACCGTTCTTTTTTTAGAGAAGATATCAAATTCAGTTATCTGCATTATATTTGCTTTGATTGCCTGTGTTCCAATATTTAATCCCAACAGAAGAAATAGTTCATTCGGAAAGAGTATTCTTTTTGTTTTTGTTTTTACGATTGTTTATTGGCTTGTGAATTCTTATGCCATTGAGCTTGGAATTAATTCTAAGATCAATCCATATACGGCAACTTTCAGTGTTCCAGTTTTATTTCTCTTTATTCTAAGTTTTTTCTTTTTAAAGAATCGAAAATTAAATTAA
- a CDS encoding TlpA family protein disulfide reductase — protein MKKYLPITLVLILSLIVILPQVTNVFQSVATPSKTEQKINSHYENNLKKLNFTNLEGKKFSKEELSNNVVILNFWASWCKPCIQEFPTLVSLRNKFPKEKLTILAINSDKSDTKKVIKKTIDKYGLNFDIVPFGEGKITSEYRIEGIPVTILYKNGKVERIFNGEVDFNSEEFLENLKDLLKK, from the coding sequence ATGAAAAAATATTTACCAATTACCTTAGTTTTAATTTTATCCTTAATCGTCATCTTGCCGCAAGTGACGAATGTTTTTCAATCTGTTGCCACTCCAAGTAAGACAGAACAAAAAATTAATTCGCATTATGAAAATAATCTCAAAAAATTGAACTTCACTAATTTGGAAGGTAAGAAATTTTCAAAAGAAGAGTTATCAAATAATGTTGTTATTCTGAATTTTTGGGCAAGCTGGTGCAAGCCTTGTATTCAAGAGTTTCCAACACTCGTGAGTTTAAGAAATAAATTTCCTAAAGAGAAATTAACTATTCTTGCAATTAATAGTGATAAAAGCGATACAAAGAAAGTTATTAAAAAAACAATTGATAAATATGGATTAAACTTTGATATCGTTCCATTTGGCGAAGGAAAGATTACAAGTGAATACCGAATCGAAGGGATTCCTGTAACGATTCTTTACAAGAATGGTAAAGTTGAACGTATCTTCAATGGTGAGGTGGACTTTAATTCAGAAGAATTTCTAGAAAACCTTAAAGACCTTCTAAAGAAATAG
- the def gene encoding peptide deformylase, whose product MDAKTNFLQNYELEGERLKIFTLPAPVLKKVAEPVTEFNDELKQLAKDMLFTMYKAPGVGLAAPQVGKSIRMFVVDIDYNREETTLADGSTDYILSEFNPQVYINPVFKEKDGEVVCEEGCLSVPGIYEEVKRAEHIVLEWQDLEGNTHSQEFEGFRAVCLQHENDHLDGIVFLDRLSLLKKNLLTKKFLKTKKKKGL is encoded by the coding sequence ATGGATGCAAAAACAAATTTCTTACAGAACTATGAACTTGAGGGCGAACGCCTCAAAATATTCACTCTACCAGCACCAGTCTTAAAAAAAGTTGCTGAGCCCGTTACTGAATTTAACGATGAACTCAAACAACTTGCTAAAGACATGCTCTTCACAATGTACAAAGCTCCAGGTGTCGGCCTTGCTGCGCCACAAGTTGGAAAAAGTATTCGTATGTTTGTTGTCGATATTGACTATAATCGCGAAGAGACAACTCTTGCTGATGGATCAACTGATTATATTCTTTCAGAATTTAATCCTCAGGTTTATATCAATCCTGTGTTTAAAGAAAAAGATGGTGAAGTTGTTTGCGAAGAAGGCTGTCTTTCTGTTCCAGGAATTTATGAAGAAGTAAAACGTGCCGAACATATCGTTTTAGAATGGCAAGACCTCGAAGGTAATACACACTCTCAAGAATTTGAAGGATTCAGAGCAGTTTGTCTCCAACACGAGAATGACCATTTAGACGGAATTGTTTTTCTCGATAGACTTAGTCTTCTTAAAAAGAACCTTCTTACAAAGAAGTTTTTAAAAACTAAGAAGAAGAAAGGTCTTTAA
- the hutI gene encoding imidazolonepropionase, which yields MVQVYKNLSQIVTLTKAFEKDGRKLVPEDLSIINNATVVFDKNEILWVGPSDNLPSEYSEIEAKDLSGHVLTPELVDSHTHVIFGGNRSEEYTMRLNGADYVAIANAGGGILNTMNGTNSLSSDELFEQARQRIERIHSYGIGTIEIKSGYGLNFDKEYECSHVINRLKIHFEDRVQIINTYMAAHAVPKQYPSSKEYMSEVVLPLLKKLGEESIIDAVDIFHEQGYFDSEDTQQLFDLASIYNIPVKSHADEFNDNKGAILAAKNNALSTDHLLCTGADGIEALAKSSTVATLLPGTGFFLGKPQAKARQFLDAGAKVAIASDYNPGSCHCDNLLLVASIAAPHYKLNIAELWAAITLNSAHALNLKDQGAIKIGLKPRFTCFKVSKIDEVTYSWGRNLAISLEGL from the coding sequence ATGGTACAAGTTTATAAAAATCTTTCACAAATCGTAACTCTTACAAAAGCTTTCGAAAAAGATGGACGTAAACTTGTGCCTGAAGACCTTTCAATCATAAATAATGCTACAGTAGTTTTTGATAAAAATGAGATACTTTGGGTTGGACCTTCAGATAATCTACCGAGTGAATACAGTGAGATTGAAGCTAAGGATTTATCAGGCCATGTCTTAACACCAGAACTTGTTGATAGTCATACGCATGTTATCTTTGGAGGTAATCGCTCTGAAGAATATACAATGAGACTTAACGGTGCTGACTACGTTGCAATAGCAAATGCCGGCGGTGGTATCCTTAATACGATGAACGGCACAAATTCATTGAGTAGCGATGAACTTTTTGAACAAGCACGCCAAAGAATTGAAAGAATTCATAGTTATGGTATTGGTACAATTGAAATTAAAAGTGGCTACGGTTTAAACTTTGACAAAGAATATGAATGTTCTCATGTCATCAATCGCTTAAAGATTCATTTTGAAGATCGTGTTCAAATCATCAATACTTATATGGCCGCTCACGCAGTTCCAAAACAATATCCTTCTTCAAAAGAATATATGAGTGAGGTTGTCTTACCTCTCTTAAAGAAATTAGGTGAAGAATCGATTATCGATGCTGTCGATATTTTTCATGAACAGGGCTACTTCGACTCTGAGGATACTCAACAACTATTTGATCTCGCTAGTATTTATAATATTCCGGTTAAGAGTCACGCTGACGAATTCAATGATAATAAAGGTGCCATCCTAGCTGCTAAGAACAATGCTCTTAGTACTGACCACCTATTATGTACTGGTGCTGATGGAATCGAAGCTCTTGCTAAGAGTTCGACTGTTGCAACGCTTTTACCAGGAACAGGATTTTTTCTTGGAAAACCTCAAGCGAAAGCGCGTCAGTTTCTTGATGCTGGTGCAAAGGTAGCAATTGCTTCCGATTATAACCCTGGCTCGTGTCATTGCGATAACCTTTTGCTTGTCGCCTCTATTGCAGCCCCACACTATAAACTTAATATCGCTGAATTATGGGCAGCAATTACATTGAACTCTGCTCACGCCTTAAATCTCAAAGATCAAGGCGCTATTAAAATTGGCCTTAAACCAAGGTTCACTTGCTTCAAAGTTTCGAAGATAGATGAGGTTACTTATAGCTGGGGCAGAAATTTAGCTATTTCTTTAGAAGGTCTTTAA
- the fmt gene encoding methionyl-tRNA formyltransferase: MKKFNVVFCGTPDFSVPTLELLSTHPQINLKGVITMPDRPAGRGQKVQSPPVAEFAKSKKIPLYQTENINREEEFLTQLENEDIDFFVVLAFAQFLGSRVLNMPKLGCFNIHTSILPKYRGAAPIQYALLNGDKETGVSIQKMVKKMDAGDLIISDPLTIGEFETGGQLYTRLKFQAALSCNSLISKIDQGNLEYTAQDESSVSFAPTLKKEDGLLNFKESTFEKLQNQIRALDPWPGTYCFLNKKRLKVFEIEKFPGNIPAGELDLKHNAFVVGCKDCAIRLKFIQLEGKKAGDDKTLLNGLQNSKEILIINPEV, encoded by the coding sequence ATGAAAAAATTCAATGTTGTTTTTTGTGGGACTCCAGATTTCTCTGTCCCTACGCTAGAGCTACTTTCAACTCACCCACAGATCAATCTGAAAGGTGTCATTACAATGCCTGATCGTCCAGCTGGTAGAGGGCAAAAAGTCCAATCACCACCAGTGGCTGAATTTGCAAAGAGTAAGAAAATACCACTTTATCAAACAGAGAACATCAATAGAGAAGAAGAATTTCTTACTCAACTTGAAAACGAAGACATTGATTTCTTCGTTGTACTAGCATTTGCTCAATTTCTTGGTTCTCGTGTTTTGAATATGCCTAAACTAGGTTGTTTCAATATTCATACATCAATTTTGCCAAAGTACCGTGGAGCTGCTCCGATTCAATATGCTCTTCTTAATGGAGATAAAGAAACTGGTGTCTCTATTCAAAAGATGGTTAAGAAAATGGATGCGGGAGACTTAATTATTAGTGATCCTCTGACAATTGGGGAATTTGAAACTGGTGGACAACTTTATACGAGACTCAAATTTCAAGCCGCGCTTTCTTGTAATTCTCTCATATCAAAAATTGATCAAGGTAATTTAGAGTATACAGCTCAAGACGAATCATCTGTTAGCTTTGCTCCAACACTCAAAAAAGAGGATGGCCTTCTCAATTTCAAAGAATCAACATTTGAGAAACTTCAAAACCAAATCAGGGCCCTTGATCCCTGGCCTGGAACATATTGCTTTCTCAACAAAAAGCGATTGAAAGTTTTTGAAATAGAAAAGTTCCCAGGTAACATTCCTGCTGGTGAACTCGACTTAAAACACAATGCCTTTGTCGTTGGTTGTAAAGACTGTGCAATCAGACTTAAATTTATCCAGCTTGAAGGAAAGAAAGCTGGTGATGATAAAACGCTTTTAAATGGTCTTCAGAATTCAAAGGAAATATTAATCATCAACCCTGAGGTTTAA
- a CDS encoding ArnT family glycosyltransferase, which produces MLKMKKFLIPSLMLVTVLFLYIFDIGNLNGLRQGTEGFYLQIAKEMFQEKSFIAPLYMGEHHWSKPPLHFWLSFPFYFLEGQASLFSSRLSVVLTSLLYLFLFADWSKRNFNTSRLYAFVFFTACFCFFKYTRIFMMEMPLACLTALGSLYYYDFLNTSKKRFLFLAFLFTGLSILIKGPVSLVMAAGGLGLYGIYLLLTKQQLPIKKTFLWLSLSLLIGSIWFIICYLRFGDEFFNYFFLRENVGKFTARSYPIRHVFQGLLIYGLPWSLFCPFIYYYFYDNKESVKKGNENLYVFLFCNFVFFFTLWLIPSQRSHHYAVPSIPFFLLLILKGCFLGLVKERRQRLFQFTNYLISGFLVILIFFLGVALTISEVYSNPSHLFGLFIAIASCAFAIYHFTQRNNHLYRFFSAALVFGSLWTVLIPSFTLPLVPGEVIEIVGNKKLASVVHKPYFVSEAFNREILSMNSHELQQYVQENQSYYLTYKYNYDKLSQKDQTDVVYTWSIWKRRRRVSHIIDAIKNGKISELKETMILFKNRDYNPQ; this is translated from the coding sequence ATGCTAAAGATGAAAAAGTTCCTCATTCCTTCATTAATGTTAGTAACTGTTTTATTTCTCTATATCTTTGACATAGGAAACTTAAATGGTTTGCGCCAAGGAACAGAGGGATTCTATCTACAAATTGCTAAAGAAATGTTTCAGGAGAAGAGCTTCATCGCCCCACTTTATATGGGAGAGCATCATTGGTCCAAACCACCACTTCACTTTTGGCTGTCATTCCCATTTTATTTTCTCGAGGGTCAAGCAAGTCTTTTTAGCTCAAGATTAAGTGTAGTTCTTACTTCTCTACTCTATCTCTTTTTATTTGCAGATTGGAGTAAGAGAAACTTTAACACTTCTAGGCTCTATGCATTTGTCTTTTTCACGGCCTGTTTTTGTTTTTTCAAATATACACGTATTTTTATGATGGAGATGCCACTAGCTTGTCTAACAGCACTTGGTTCGCTCTATTACTATGATTTTTTAAACACCTCTAAAAAGAGATTTCTCTTCTTGGCGTTTCTATTTACAGGGCTTTCGATACTAATCAAGGGTCCAGTTTCATTAGTAATGGCCGCAGGGGGTCTGGGTCTTTACGGTATCTATCTCCTTTTAACTAAACAACAATTGCCAATCAAAAAGACTTTTTTATGGCTAAGCCTCTCTCTTTTAATCGGCTCAATTTGGTTTATCATTTGCTATTTAAGATTTGGTGATGAGTTTTTTAACTACTTTTTTCTAAGAGAGAATGTCGGAAAATTTACGGCACGTTCGTATCCAATTCGCCACGTCTTCCAAGGTCTCTTAATCTATGGACTACCTTGGTCGTTATTCTGCCCATTCATTTACTATTATTTCTACGACAATAAAGAATCTGTTAAAAAAGGAAATGAGAATCTTTACGTTTTTCTTTTCTGTAATTTTGTATTCTTTTTTACGCTATGGCTTATTCCAAGCCAAAGGTCGCATCACTATGCGGTTCCTTCTATTCCTTTTTTCTTATTACTAATTTTAAAGGGATGCTTTCTCGGATTAGTAAAAGAACGTAGACAGAGGTTATTTCAATTCACGAACTATCTCATCTCTGGCTTTTTGGTTATTTTAATTTTCTTTTTAGGTGTGGCCCTCACAATTTCAGAAGTTTATAGTAACCCTTCTCATTTATTTGGGCTTTTCATAGCAATAGCATCTTGCGCTTTTGCTATCTACCACTTTACTCAACGCAACAATCATCTGTACCGATTCTTTAGTGCAGCGTTAGTTTTTGGTAGCTTATGGACAGTTCTCATACCATCTTTTACTTTGCCTCTTGTGCCAGGAGAAGTTATCGAAATAGTTGGAAATAAGAAACTAGCATCTGTCGTCCATAAACCTTATTTTGTCTCTGAAGCCTTCAATCGTGAAATTCTCTCAATGAATTCACACGAACTTCAACAGTACGTTCAAGAGAATCAGTCTTACTATCTTACATATAAATATAATTACGATAAGTTATCTCAAAAAGATCAAACAGACGTAGTTTACACATGGAGTATTTGGAAGCGCAGAAGACGTGTTAGTCACATCATTGACGCCATAAAAAATGGCAAGATTTCTGAACTAAAAGAAACAATGATACTATTTAAAAATAGAGACTATAACCCTCAATAG